TGaataatgtataatgaacacaGAATATTCGTTATTGATAAATCTAAACCAAAACGCAACTTATCAATTCcttacagaaaaaatattgatacaaaaattaacaacagaaaaaaaacaccaattcAACCAGCATAGAATCAATAGGTGCACCATGCCTTCTAGGTCTCTATTTTTAGAAATTCTTCATCTCAAGGAGTATTACAATGTTTCGATCATTCTATATAAGCCAAAATTATGCACCACCTATAATAAGGGCTACTCAGTGTGTACTCCAACTGTAGTTTATGATTGTAACATACTATTGAAAAATGTTCCATAGAATAGCTTCTTAACACCTTCCCACGTTCGACAATCGGTAACATTGTACGTGTATGACTTTTGTTTACGTCTCATCGACCAAGTATTGAAGGCGTCAGATGAACTTATATATTACCTCGtagaacgaaatatatatatcaatcagAATCAGTTGATTTCTCTTTTATTACGTTCAATATAAACTTAAAGAAGTTTGGTGTGCTAAAATTGAATTGGTCCCCCGTACAGTAGGTTTCCGTCGAAAAAAACGTCCGTTAAAAAGTGCCGTAAATGCAGTTTAAATTCTGCCAAAGATATTCGTTGAATAAATCCGCTCGGAAAGTGAATCATATTATATAGCTCAAGATTTTGTTTATGATAAATGATCACTGAAAAATATTTAGAATCTGGCATAAGTCAAGATTTAGTGGTAACGTAAATTCACaatcatgtatttttatttatattttagaaTATCTATCATCAAATGAATAACACTTGCTATGTTTTTCGTTCAAAAATTAGTCGTTTTTTATGTATGTCAGAGCTGAAATTATTTATCAGTTTAGGTTaatatctttcattaaaaatacaTTCTGTGTTAATGCGCATTAGGATAAAAACCCTTTACAAATCAGTTTTAGATTTTGTGAAAACTGGTTTTTCTTGGAAAGAAATAATCGCGATTTTTTTACCTTTGACCTACTCAAAACCCACAAATCCTCAAGTAAAATCGCGGACCGTTACTTTCTAATGTAGTATTAATAATGAAGTTAACGTTTCATTTTGCCCGTTTATAGTAACGTCAGGATCAAGATCATGGAGGTATAAGCGACATTGGGTGAATGTTGAATccaaatttaaatcaaattatgtAATCTATGCTGCAGTAGATATATAGATTATAAATTTTTTAACTATAACTACTTAAAATACTCGATGTAATTTGCTTGTGTGAGATCTGACAATAACCTTCCACCTTCCATATAAATGGGATGATGGAACGCGAGATTACGGTGATATTATGACCTCGAAAGGTACAACGATGCGGCCGCTGGAAAATTCACTTAAGATGGAATTAATGGTTATTTATTTCCACTGAAAATATAATACCTTTACTAAGCTTTACAAGCATCTGTGATAAGTTATTCAATTTTTGTACATGCATTGAAAATTCAATCTTGAGAATTTGTCTCTTGAGCGTACCATAGTATCGATGCATAATAAAAACTTCTCATCAATTTCTGAAGAATTAGCACTAAATGTATTTGGTTTAGACGTTCGTTTTAGCACAAGttcaatcatttaaaattatataaaacggATATATTCAACATTGTTTTACTTCAAATTGTGTGAAATAGGCGGGACTAGTAAGCAGGCTACAAGACACGTATGTAATAACATGTTACAAGTGTGTACGTAGGTCGTCATAAGCTTAGTTATATTTTACGTACGTGTACATAGTAGATCTCAGTGTACAAATTAACAGGTTGCTCTGGATACGCTTTTAGAAATAGACTTAGGTTAGGATGATTATAGAGCTATTCGTAATAGAGATTGACATTACGAACTTATTTGTAATACAATGTTTTCGTCGGCTAAATTAAAAATCGTCTTTTTTTGTGAAGTGACGTACCGGTGCATTATAATAATGCGTATTTACTATGTACATATGCAGTATACCGTTATATATTGCTCTAATTAATTTGTATGCATTGTAATATTGACTCAATTGTATGCATAAATTCAGAGACATATAATCCTCTGATTACATAAATActgtttttcaaataaaatagaaattgtcatagatgACTTTTTTGGCGATTTGGGTGGCTGGTCATTAACGTCATTGCCATGCAAGTTAAGACCTAGAGTAATGGCCAGTTGTTTTGAACGTTAGTTAACCAAtaatatgaccttgactttcagccctgaataaTAGTGTTTTTGTGATGCTCTAAAATGAAGTTTGATCCGGCGAAGTAAGaaactctcatcttaatcctAAATCATGTTTCACCAAAATTCGATTCGAGCAAATTAACGAACGGTATATCGGAATGCGCGCCTTAAAAACGTCATCCGTGGAGATGAGACTGCCTGcatagtttttttataaaaatgatacaagcgaaatttcaaaacaattattttaatctAACAGCGTTTAATGAAACGTATAAAgaatttggtttatatttatatatttttctcttttaCAACAATCCTTCCCACAATTGATCGACAGCATCAATATTTAGAAAATGGTTAACAGTTTAATAAAACGATTATAATGTATTAATGTGTACATGGTAATTATAACATGGTTTACATACTGCTCTAAGGAACTGGCCAAAGGGCAGTGGTTTATTTTCCTAAAACAATACGGGTTTCTCTAGGATCTAGTATATACACAAATCTTGATAGATATTGGTTCGTAAGGTagtgatttgaattgaatttgaGTTCATATTTCATTACAACAACAGGGAAAATCAGAAAGTTGAGAAATTAGTTGCTTTATTActatttattgtatttcatgcataaaatatttaaaaagaataGATTGTTGTTTGTCCAATAACCTTAGGCCACAGGAGTTGCCTTCGGAAACTAGCAATGATGACCATGAAGACACCCCCCTCAATATCTGTGGATACCATAGAACATGGAGGATTATCTTGTCGGAAGGATAACATACTCGATAGCGTAACCATTCCAAAGCGCGACATAATGAGGTTCATGTTGGGAAATGTTTCGTAAGTCTCCAGGATCTCATCAAGCATATCGAATCCAAACAGAAAGGTGATTGACCCCAAAATCCAGTGAATGCTGGACGAAACCACCAGTCACAAACCATTCCTAGCATGTAATTTTAATGGCGTGAATTGCAAGCATAGtttcaatatacaaatattagGACTTGGGCAAGCAACATCCGAACATCCGCCAATCGGATGTTGCTATATATAAGTGCGAGTTTCAAGCCTGTACAATACAATcgaaaaaaaaaagggggggcgGGGGTTTTCAAAATCAGAACACAAAAAGCGGATATCGAAAGAAAAAAGACATGAAAGGCAAGAATAAATTAAAGGTCAAAAGCGGTGTATGTATGTAAGTTTAATCTGACAAGATTTAGGTAGGTGAAGAGGTGAAGAACACAAAAAGCCTGTTCATTTTAAACCTTCACATGCTGCTCTGAAAAATAGAGATATAATTAATTGAGTTTTTTACTTGAATACTCGAAATACAAATGGTTCGGATCATATATTAAGTCTTTTGCTTGGATTATATTAGACCGAGGCACGCTTCTAGTAAGTCCAAACTTGACCAATGACCAGTTTTCAAAAATTTCCGTTTTCGAGCTACAGACAAGAGCGACGACCCAACTTCAAAAGAGCAAAGTTGAACATTGTAGAGTGGATATGAAGACTTTTGactacatcaaatgactaagagctttttctgttgtgttttcttgATATGGTCAAAGCTGTAGAGATCGTAGGTAATCTGAAAAGTTTATTAAGGAGGCATTTGGTTTAGTTGTTCGCTTTAATTAAGCATTTAAATATGCATTTACAAACAATCCTTCCGAGTTCAAGTTTAATTAATCGACAGCTGGGGACGCAATATGAAAACGGTTAACAGAAGGAAGTTATCAAAAGTTTATATGTTTAAtgtgttacatgtaattatgaatGGTTACACAGTTCTAAGGTGGTAGTAACTGGCCAAAAGGGGCAGTGCCGTAATACtatgtttgtatttttgaatTCCTTGAATACGGGTTATTCTTGAAGTTGATTTAGGATCTTAGGATATTGAATACAAAACTTGATAGAGGAATTGTTCGTAAAGGGTAGTGGATTTGAAGTTTTGAATTTTCTAGATCAAAAATTCATACATTCTATTAGAAAATCAGAAGTTGACTTAGATTTCTTATgccatatatttatatcatgataaaaaaaaaatgaagtaaaaagaATAGATTTGTGTTTGTCAATAACCTTAGGGCACACAGGAGTTGCCTTCGGAATGTAAAGCATATGACCCTGATGAAATGAACCCACATCTATATTCTGGTGGATTACCATCCGTCTTCAAGACATGGAGGATATCTTAAAAACGGAAGGGAACATACTTTCGATAGCGTTTGTACCCATTCCAACTTTTCGCACAAAATGCGGGTttcatgttttgggagaatgTTGGTAAGTCCCAAGGAACTCATCAAGCTTATCGAGTCCAAACAGAAAGGAGAATGCCCCCCAATAATCCGGTAATTTCAAAGGACGAACCACCAGTCCCACCAATCCTAGATAGATATTTAAATGCGAGTGGTTGCAAAGCCGTTAAATCCAATATTGGACTTGGGCAGCACATCCGACTGTCGCCAATCGGATGTATGCTATAGATATAAGGAGGAAAGTTCAAGCCGTTCAAACAGATATCGAAAGAAAAAGACAGGGCAAGGTCAAAAAGAGTTTCAGAACAAAAATGTGGCATGATGCTGAGATCACTGAGTCAATCTTGTTTTGAGAGCGCCAAACCAAGAAAGAAAGGTACCAAGTCTAAAGTTTGGTTCAGTGTGAGAAGAAGATGTTATTAATTAGGAAATGGTCTACAGCAGATTCGTGATGCTACTGTACCGGAATTAGCTAGACTGATGTGTAGACCAAAGATCACAAGACAAGAACTAAACCTGCTTAACGGGGGTAAGGAATTTGCAGCTGCTCCGAAAAAGGCCAGGAGCAGTCCCGTAGCAAAACCTTCTGCTGCTCCTGTGAAAATTAGTCACTGAAGCATACTCGACTACACTACTTGATACTCCCAGTACAGTGGTTCCGATCAAATACGATTCTTACACCTCATAGTAAAAACTCGAGGCAGCTGTCTtagaataaacaataaaatgtgaACCAATTCACAGTTCCACCAAAAATTTCCTTTTAAGACTACAGGGAGAGCGacgacacccaacttcaaagcaacatcAGCCAACCCACATTGTACCGTCATACGACTCTTTTGACGTACATCAAACGATGAAAATGTTACTTTttttctgttgcctccagttttaaaACTATgagtaaaacaaaacatagtCCAAGGGTGTAAGATAGTATATGATCTCTTAgaaaccctggagtatcaatGGAATACTGGATTGGACCGTATAAGGTACAAATCCATACACGTAAGTTGTTCGCTTATTAATTTAaagcatgtatatatgtatcacaaagaatttttaaagtttaattaagACGCGGGACGCGTCTTTCCTTATGATATAAGGAagttatcacaaagaattttgtgataaattttaaagtgctttgaactttgcgttaatagttgctaaattttaacatcaattatcagttaatactattgtgtgtaattttgacattcctaaggttatattcttgatcatatttacgtttgtgacatttgagataaaatccttatgtgtgataactgtgtatatcctctggcaatttactttgataccttttctgaaagattttaagttccattctattacgtaaccggattaatgtcacggccatcctaattgcctaaaggacactgaccacggctgattaatctgccaatgagcgatatctgtcaatcataattctgtaattttattgtatgtacattatttaagcatgaaatattttatttgtaaagcagttaggtctccgactttgtacggaacacaacagctatattctggacactccagaatagccatccgtcaagtcaaagttatcatcattaaattccaaagttcaacttcaacattttcttacgtcatctttacttcgtgacaaaacgtgcggaagtttccgtatgttaatTGGTGGAGATAATCTTGGTAGTACCCACTTCTACGCTGGGTACGCTTTCCCGAAACCTCAACTGCCAAGCAAGTATTTCCCGCGAGTGACTCAAAGAAGGACCAACTCTATTCGGAATCACACGGACTGGATTTTAACCAAGACTGTGTTCGCCATACTTTGGAGTTAACCAGGGTAACGTTTTGACTGTAACCATTCAGGATGGCATTATGCTATAGATGTGGAGGCCACTTCGCCCCAAACCATCCGATGTGTTGTCCAGCAAACGGATGTTACTGTTTCCGATGTGGAAACATTGGCCACTTTTCGAGAATGTGTTTTAATCGAACCGGACATTGTACTACAAATGTTGGTACAACAGGATATTATCCCTGGACCAGTCAGCGACAACTGCCTATCCATCCTGTTCCTGTCCCGAAAAAACTCTTCGGACAGTAAGTCCGTTATTCGCACTGCACCAAAGAAAAAGGCCAAGTCAACATCTAAACGGCGGCGAGATTCTGAACGTCTCAGGAAATTCCGAGAAACCAAAAAggtattgtgtatttttccATTCAGTGACATTGAAAATAGTGAACTTCAAAACGATTTCCAGAAAGACTCTAACTACAACAACCAGATAATTTCATTACAGTCAAAACTTGTTCGTACCAAAATTACCATCtccaaaatatcagaaaagtgTGCAAAATTACAAAGATCAAACGAAATTCTAGAAGAGGAATGTGCACGCgccaaaaatgtgaatataaccAATTATGTGTCTCAAATTAAGGAACTAGAAAAAGCATTGGAcaacagaaagaaaattatgaaaagcaaagacgaaacaatcagtacattacaaacaaccgCGAAACAAAAAGAACAGACACAACGACAGATTGCGAATTTAAAGTTCAAAATTTCGGAGAAGGACGAGGaattaaaaacagaaacaaaacataatcacaAGCCTCCAAAAACAACTTAGTTACTACAGCGCTCCAAATACTACCAGACCGAATACTTTTCCCGGACCACGAAACcaaccacaaaataattcaCGACGCCAGCGACcacacatttcctatgaaaaccgAGCGAATAGACTCCATCAAAACAGAGGACAGTTTAATTAAGACGCGGGACGCGTCTTTCCCGGAGCGGAAGGAagttatcacaaagaattttgtgataaattttaaagtgctttgaactttgcgttaatagttgctaaattttaacatcaattatcagttaatactattgtgtgtaattttgacattcctaaggttatattcttgatcatatttacgtttgtgacatttgagataaaatccttatgtgtgataactgtgtatatcctctggcaatttactttgataccttttctgaaagattttaagttccattctattacgtaaccggattaatgtcacggccatcctaattgcctaaaggacactgaccacggctgattaatctgccaatgagcgatatctgtcaatcataattctgtaattttattgtatgtacattatttaagcatgaaatattttatttgtaaagcagttaggtctccgactttgtacggaacacaacggctatattctggacactccagaatagccatccgtcaagtcaaagttatcatcattaaattcctTTTCTGAAATTCATTTTCTTTCGTCATCTTTACTTCGtgacaaaacgtgcggaagtttccgtatgttacATGCAATTAAGTAAAGTCTTGAACTGCTTTTCAAGGAAGTTGATATCTTTAGACGTTGAGAAAAGCGCCTGTTTTTGACAAATTTTCTTGTTAATACTTTTGTCGTAGCCCGACTTTGTGTCGGCGTACAATTCTTTTAGTTGACGGAGTATATGCTacatttatgattattttgaaTGACGTGGGGAAGTGTATAGCGCATccatacaggtaaatgatcaGACACGTTTAGGTAATGGTCATACTCCTGCACACAATCAACTTTGCAATTTTCCATTAAGATAATGTCTATTAAAGATGCATGTCCGTCTTTGGAGACAAAAGTAGATGTCCCGCCATTTGTCCATGTCTTACAAATTTACAGAGACCAAGTTTCGTTCGCGTATAAAACTCTGTAATAGAATTCCTCTGTTGTTTTCTTTACTGTGGTTTTTGCACCCAAAGGATCGGTCGATTTGCGCATTAAAATCACCAAGGACAATCACATAACCTTGTTCGGAGTAGCGTTCATAGATATCAGATATGCATTTGAATGTATCTACATATGCCTGTATAGAGATATTTGTAGATGGCATTAACACACCTATTAAAGATATGCATG
This genomic interval from Argopecten irradians isolate NY unplaced genomic scaffold, Ai_NY scaffold_0224, whole genome shotgun sequence contains the following:
- the LOC138312146 gene encoding uncharacterized protein; the encoded protein is MTGVHKGVLAFVKKENENIYFIAKKVSSKKVDNQTASSSKGGLDFLFSKETDSNQSKKQPDKGETTSRNPHKSDSKKQTDSMDNTSQKSEPNFAAKKAKSIYENFKRWHYAIDVEATSPQTIRCVVQQTDVTVSDVETLATFRECVLIEPDIVLQMLVQQDIIPGPVSDNCLSILFLSRKNSSDSKSVIRTAPKKKAKSTSKRRRDSERLRKFRETKKVLCIFPFSDIENSELQNDFQKDSNYNNQIISLQSKLVRTKITISKISEKCAKLQRSNEILEEECARAKNVNITNYVSQIKELEKALDNRKKIMKSKDETISTLQTTAKQKEQTQRQIANLKFKISEKDEELKTETKHNHKPPKTT